Proteins encoded together in one Lathyrus oleraceus cultivar Zhongwan6 chromosome 5, CAAS_Psat_ZW6_1.0, whole genome shotgun sequence window:
- the LOC127086507 gene encoding ATP synthase subunit a, chloroplastic-like, with product MNVLLCYINTLNRFYDISAVEVGQHFYWQIGDFQVHAQVLITSWVVIAILLISTILVVRNPQTIPTSGQNFFEYVLEFIRDVSKTQIGEEYGPWVPFIGTLFLFIFVSNWSGALLPWKIIKLPHGELAAPTNDINTTVALALLTSVAYFYAGISKKG from the coding sequence ATGAATGTTCTATTATGTTACATCAACACATTAAACAGATTCTATGATATATCGGCTGTGGAAGTAGGTCAACATTTCTATTGGCAAATAGGGGATTTTCAAGTGCATGCTCAAGTACTTATTACCTCTTGGGTTGTAATTGCTATCTTATTAATTTCAACCATTCTAGTTGTTAGAAATCCGCAAACTATTCCCACGTCTGGTCAGAATTTCTTTGAATATGTCCTTGAATTCATTCGAGACGTGAGCAAAACTCAGATTGGAGAAGAATATGGTCCATGGGTTCCGTTTATTGGAACTCTGTTTCTATTTATTTTTGTTTCGAATTGGTCAGGGGCCCTTTTGCCTTGGAAAATTATAAAGTTACCTCATGGAGAGTTAGCTGCACCCACAAATGATATAAATACTACTGTTGCATTAGCTTTACTTACGTCAGTAGCCTATTTCTATGCGGGTATTTCAAAAAAAGGAtag